In Nicotiana tabacum cultivar K326 chromosome 19, ASM71507v2, whole genome shotgun sequence, one DNA window encodes the following:
- the LOC107819762 gene encoding endo-1,4-beta-xylanase 5-like isoform X1, with protein sequence MGQGRKCYMATLGNNGFLLCFSLFLAGIFHILYEVINNNFNSLGYLVHGATPYDYSATIECLNQPLGPQYEGGLIANPSFDKGVEAWKVDGHVKIEARESGGNKFIVAYNRTTPFSISQSFNLKEGVFYTFSAWVQLSEGSDIVVAMIYNSVENTVHVAGSVIAKSGCWSMIKGGLTVDQNAPSVLHFQCNNTKSELRVDSVSLKEFSKHEWQENRLNNIEKVRKRTLRVNVANKNGKKIQGAKIKIQQKKLQFVIGCATPSSILMSKSYQEWFVSRFTTTVFDNEMKWYYTERLQGHENYTTPDAMLKFFIDHGIDVRGHNILWGAATQRWVRDLPPRQLLSESVRRMGSVMSRYAGKLVAWDVVNENLHHPLFEEKLGKNASAIFYKIASSLDTKATMFLNEFNTLEHPADMVSIPSKYVEKLREIKVFPGNEELVIGIGLQGHFDPHPNIPYIRAVFDVLGETKMPIWLTELNVEPCPKQAYFLEEIMREAFAHPGVKGMMIWIGWSPNGCHEMCLVDSKLQNSPSGDVVDKLLAEWKTTNLNGVTDKAGAFEVKVFHGDYYVTVYNPKTGANVTREVQVYDNKSETVDVSITL encoded by the exons ATGGGACAAGGCAGAAAGTGTTACATGGCTACACTTGGAAATAATGGATTTCTTCTCTGCTTCTCCTTGTTTTTGGCAG GTATTTTCCATATCTTATATGAAGTAAttaacaacaatttcaattctCTAGGATATTTGGTTCATGGTGCTACACCTTACGACTATTCAGCAACAATAGAG TGCCTCAACCAACCATTGGGTCCTCAATATGAAGGTGGTTTAATTGCAAATCCTAGTTTTGACAAGGGCGTAGAAGCATGGAAAGTAGATGGTCATGTAAAAATTGAAGCAAGGGAATCTGGTGGAAACAAATTTATTGTGGCTTATAATAGAACAACGCCCTTTAGTATTTCACAATCTTTTAACTTGAAGGAAGGGGTATTTTACACGTTTTCAG CTTGGGTTCAATTAAGTGAAGGATCGGATATTGTGGTTGCCATGATTTACAACTCAGTCGAAAATACTGTTCATGTTGCTGGATCAGTAATAGCTAAATCTGGATGTTGGTCTATGATCAAAGGTGGTCTTACTGTTGATCAAAATGCACCTTCGGTACTCCATTTTCAG TGCAACAACACCAAGTCCGAGTTAAGGGTTGACAGTGTTTCTCTGAAGGAATTCAGCAAACATGAGTGGCAGGAAAATCGGTTGAACAACATAGAGAAG GTTCGGAAAAGAACATTGAGAGTAAATGTAGCAAACAAGAATGGCAAGAAGATTCAAGGAGCAAAAATCAAGATTCAACAGAAAAAACTTCAATTTGTTATTGGCTGCGCAACACCATCTTCCATTTTAATGTCCAAATCCTATCAAGAATGGTTCGTGTCCAGGTTTACAACAACAGTTTTCGACAACGAGATGAAATGGTACTATACCGAAAGGTTACAAGGCCATGAAAATTACACAACCCCAGATGCAATGCTCAAGTTCTTTATTGATCATGGGATTGATGTAAGAGGACATAACATCCTATGGGGAGCAGCTACCCAACGTTGGGTACGAGACTTACCACCAAGACAACTTTTAAGTGAATCTGTACGACGAATGGGTAGTGTTATGTCAAGATATGCGG GTAAACTGGTTGCTTGGGATGTTGTAAATGAGAATTTACACCACCCACTTTTTGAGGAAAAGCTTGGGAAAAATGCTTCAGCCATCTTTTACAAGATTGCAAGCTCACTAGACACTAAAGCCACTATGTTCTTGAATGAGTTTAACACTTTAGAGCACCCTGCAGATATGGTCTCTATTCCATCCAAATACGTTGAAAAGCTTCGGGAGATTAAGGTATTTCCAGGGAATGAGGAGTTGGTTATTGGAATTGGACTTCAAGGACACTTTGATCCTCATCCTAATATACCATATATTCGTGCAGTCTTTGATGTTTTAGGAGAAACTAAAATGCCCATTTGGCTCACCGAGTTAAATGTAGAGCCCTGTCCAAAACAG GCATACTTTTTGGAAGAAATAATGAGGGAAGCATTTGCACATCCTGGTGTTAAAGGGATGATGATATGGATAGGATGGAGTCCAAATGGATGCCATGAAATGTGTCTAGTAGATAGCAAACTCCAGAATTCGCCATCAGGGGATGTGGTTGACAAGCTACTTGCTGAATGGAAGACAACAAACTTAAACGGAGTTACAGACAAAGCAGGAGCTTTTGAGGTTAAGGTTTTTCATGGAGATTATTATGTCACAGTTTATAATCCTAAAACTGGTGCCAATGTCACAAGGGAAGTGCAGGTCTATGATAATAAGTCTGAAACAGTGGATGTTTCGATTACTTTATGA
- the LOC107819762 gene encoding endo-1,4-beta-xylanase 5-like isoform X2, translated as MGQGRKCYMATLGNNGFLLCFSLFLAGYLVHGATPYDYSATIECLNQPLGPQYEGGLIANPSFDKGVEAWKVDGHVKIEARESGGNKFIVAYNRTTPFSISQSFNLKEGVFYTFSAWVQLSEGSDIVVAMIYNSVENTVHVAGSVIAKSGCWSMIKGGLTVDQNAPSVLHFQCNNTKSELRVDSVSLKEFSKHEWQENRLNNIEKVRKRTLRVNVANKNGKKIQGAKIKIQQKKLQFVIGCATPSSILMSKSYQEWFVSRFTTTVFDNEMKWYYTERLQGHENYTTPDAMLKFFIDHGIDVRGHNILWGAATQRWVRDLPPRQLLSESVRRMGSVMSRYAGKLVAWDVVNENLHHPLFEEKLGKNASAIFYKIASSLDTKATMFLNEFNTLEHPADMVSIPSKYVEKLREIKVFPGNEELVIGIGLQGHFDPHPNIPYIRAVFDVLGETKMPIWLTELNVEPCPKQAYFLEEIMREAFAHPGVKGMMIWIGWSPNGCHEMCLVDSKLQNSPSGDVVDKLLAEWKTTNLNGVTDKAGAFEVKVFHGDYYVTVYNPKTGANVTREVQVYDNKSETVDVSITL; from the exons ATGGGACAAGGCAGAAAGTGTTACATGGCTACACTTGGAAATAATGGATTTCTTCTCTGCTTCTCCTTGTTTTTGGCAG GATATTTGGTTCATGGTGCTACACCTTACGACTATTCAGCAACAATAGAG TGCCTCAACCAACCATTGGGTCCTCAATATGAAGGTGGTTTAATTGCAAATCCTAGTTTTGACAAGGGCGTAGAAGCATGGAAAGTAGATGGTCATGTAAAAATTGAAGCAAGGGAATCTGGTGGAAACAAATTTATTGTGGCTTATAATAGAACAACGCCCTTTAGTATTTCACAATCTTTTAACTTGAAGGAAGGGGTATTTTACACGTTTTCAG CTTGGGTTCAATTAAGTGAAGGATCGGATATTGTGGTTGCCATGATTTACAACTCAGTCGAAAATACTGTTCATGTTGCTGGATCAGTAATAGCTAAATCTGGATGTTGGTCTATGATCAAAGGTGGTCTTACTGTTGATCAAAATGCACCTTCGGTACTCCATTTTCAG TGCAACAACACCAAGTCCGAGTTAAGGGTTGACAGTGTTTCTCTGAAGGAATTCAGCAAACATGAGTGGCAGGAAAATCGGTTGAACAACATAGAGAAG GTTCGGAAAAGAACATTGAGAGTAAATGTAGCAAACAAGAATGGCAAGAAGATTCAAGGAGCAAAAATCAAGATTCAACAGAAAAAACTTCAATTTGTTATTGGCTGCGCAACACCATCTTCCATTTTAATGTCCAAATCCTATCAAGAATGGTTCGTGTCCAGGTTTACAACAACAGTTTTCGACAACGAGATGAAATGGTACTATACCGAAAGGTTACAAGGCCATGAAAATTACACAACCCCAGATGCAATGCTCAAGTTCTTTATTGATCATGGGATTGATGTAAGAGGACATAACATCCTATGGGGAGCAGCTACCCAACGTTGGGTACGAGACTTACCACCAAGACAACTTTTAAGTGAATCTGTACGACGAATGGGTAGTGTTATGTCAAGATATGCGG GTAAACTGGTTGCTTGGGATGTTGTAAATGAGAATTTACACCACCCACTTTTTGAGGAAAAGCTTGGGAAAAATGCTTCAGCCATCTTTTACAAGATTGCAAGCTCACTAGACACTAAAGCCACTATGTTCTTGAATGAGTTTAACACTTTAGAGCACCCTGCAGATATGGTCTCTATTCCATCCAAATACGTTGAAAAGCTTCGGGAGATTAAGGTATTTCCAGGGAATGAGGAGTTGGTTATTGGAATTGGACTTCAAGGACACTTTGATCCTCATCCTAATATACCATATATTCGTGCAGTCTTTGATGTTTTAGGAGAAACTAAAATGCCCATTTGGCTCACCGAGTTAAATGTAGAGCCCTGTCCAAAACAG GCATACTTTTTGGAAGAAATAATGAGGGAAGCATTTGCACATCCTGGTGTTAAAGGGATGATGATATGGATAGGATGGAGTCCAAATGGATGCCATGAAATGTGTCTAGTAGATAGCAAACTCCAGAATTCGCCATCAGGGGATGTGGTTGACAAGCTACTTGCTGAATGGAAGACAACAAACTTAAACGGAGTTACAGACAAAGCAGGAGCTTTTGAGGTTAAGGTTTTTCATGGAGATTATTATGTCACAGTTTATAATCCTAAAACTGGTGCCAATGTCACAAGGGAAGTGCAGGTCTATGATAATAAGTCTGAAACAGTGGATGTTTCGATTACTTTATGA